The genomic segment TCTCCCATTCTCCCAAATAATCCAGCATCATTGAAGCGGATAAAATCATGGAACATGGATTTGCAATATTTTTTCCTGCGATATCTGGCGCTGATCCATGCACTGGTTCAAATAATCCGTTGTGATCTCCGATGTTTCCTGATGGTGCAAGGCCCAGTCCTCCTACAAGTCCTGCACTTTCATCAGATAATATGTCTCCAAACAGGTTGCTTGAAACGATGACATTGAAGTTTTGAGGTTGGGTAAGTAGATACATTGCAGTTGCATCAACATAATAGTCTTCAGCAGTAATTTGTGGGTATTGTTTGGCAACTTTGTAGAAACTTTCTTTAAATATTCCATCAGTCTTTTTCAATACATTGCTTTTGTGTACGCATGTGACCTTATTTTGACCTCTTTTTATGCATAAGTTAAAGGCGGCCTTTGAAATCCTTTCAGATGCTTTTTTGGTGATGTGTCGCTCTGCAATCATTTTTTCACAATCACCATATTCGACCTGTGAGTATAATCCTTCGGTATTTTCCCTAACTATTACAAAGTCAATATCATCACGTATGCAATTCACGCCCTTGTATGATTTTATGGGTCTGATGTTTGCATATACATTAAGTGCTTTCCTTAAATTAATAATTGGGCTTGGTTGGCCAGGTGTTGATGTGGATGCACCGAATAATACTGCATCACTTTTATTGGCTATCTTTATTGTCTCTTCAGGTAATGTTGTTCCTGTGTTGTTGAAACATTCAAAACCTGCTATTCCATATTCAAAACTAAATTCTAAATCTATTTTATCAAGTAAATATTCGCAGGAATCCATTACTTCGTTTCCGATTCCGTCTCCACCAATTACTGCAATTTTATACATTATTTTACCCTTAACACAATTTGTTCGTATATTAATAATTTTGGTTTCATTCTATTTAATTGTAGTTTAATAATTTTGTTCGTATACTATCGAAATACTTTTATATGACTAAACTATAATAGTATATTAATTACATAAATATCAATAATTCATTA from the uncultured Methanobrevibacter sp. genome contains:
- the aksF gene encoding homoisocitrate dehydrogenase, whose product is MYKIAVIGGDGIGNEVMDSCEYLLDKIDLEFSFEYGIAGFECFNNTGTTLPEETIKIANKSDAVLFGASTSTPGQPSPIINLRKALNVYANIRPIKSYKGVNCIRDDIDFVIVRENTEGLYSQVEYGDCEKMIAERHITKKASERISKAAFNLCIKRGQNKVTCVHKSNVLKKTDGIFKESFYKVAKQYPQITAEDYYVDATAMYLLTQPQNFNVIVSSNLFGDILSDESAGLVGGLGLAPSGNIGDHNGLFEPVHGSAPDIAGKNIANPCSMILSASMMLDYLGEWEISNDIKKAVEKVIADCKIRTPDLGGNAFTMDVTKAIVKELI